From a single Candidatus Baltobacteraceae bacterium genomic region:
- the sigH gene encoding RNA polymerase sporulation sigma factor SigH, protein MAMTHPISDGVEYHERADEELVAIAKTGDNLAMEFLLNKYKNFVRIKAKSYFLIGADREDIIQEGMIGLYKAVRDFKADKLSSFRAFAELCITRQIITAIKTATRQKHIPLNQYISLNKPIYDEDSERTLLDVMASQKTSDPEELVVTQEVSDDIRQRIRQNLSELESQVLESYLEGKSYQEMARDLGRHVKSIDNALQRVKRKIEKNLAEFEFQ, encoded by the coding sequence ATGGCAATGACCCATCCCATTTCGGATGGTGTGGAATATCACGAACGGGCCGACGAAGAGCTCGTCGCCATCGCGAAAACCGGCGATAATCTCGCGATGGAGTTCCTCCTCAACAAGTACAAGAACTTCGTACGCATCAAGGCCAAGAGCTACTTTTTGATCGGCGCGGACCGCGAGGACATCATCCAGGAAGGTATGATCGGCCTCTACAAAGCCGTGCGCGACTTCAAGGCGGACAAACTGTCGAGCTTCCGGGCGTTTGCCGAGCTCTGCATCACCCGGCAGATCATCACGGCGATCAAGACCGCGACCCGTCAGAAGCACATTCCGCTCAACCAGTACATCTCGCTGAACAAGCCGATTTACGACGAAGACAGCGAGCGGACGCTGCTCGACGTTATGGCGTCGCAAAAGACGTCGGATCCCGAAGAGCTGGTCGTGACGCAGGAAGTCTCCGACGACATCCGCCAGCGCATCCGGCAGAATCTGTCGGAGCTGGAGTCGCAGGTGCTCGAATCGTACCTGGAAGGCAAGAGCTACCAGGAGATGGCCCGCGATCTGGGCCGTCACGTGAAATCGATCGACAACGCGCTCCAGCGCGTGAAGCGCAAGATCGAGAAGAATCTCGCCGAGTTCGAGTTTCAGTAG
- a CDS encoding YciI family protein: protein MPYFVVTVERGGAWNWSQPMRRQQQWDEHAAFMDKLADDRFILAGGPLGNEDSAPRIMHVVDAPNDDAVRSRLATDPWANGMLRLVTVEPWTVLLGGFGAPR, encoded by the coding sequence ATGCCATATTTTGTAGTAACCGTCGAGCGCGGCGGTGCGTGGAATTGGTCGCAGCCGATGCGCCGGCAGCAGCAGTGGGACGAGCACGCCGCGTTCATGGATAAGCTCGCGGACGACCGATTCATCCTCGCCGGCGGCCCGCTGGGCAACGAGGACAGCGCGCCGCGCATCATGCACGTCGTGGACGCGCCCAACGATGACGCCGTGCGCTCGCGGCTTGCAACCGACCCCTGGGCCAACGGCATGCTGCGACTCGTCACGGTCGAGCCCTGGACGGTTCTGCTCGGAGGTTTTGGTGCACCCCGTTAA
- a CDS encoding HNH endonuclease signature motif containing protein has translation MFRYYIRANFLDCFELKCHPVGTSDIYDTRMNKKKFRGWCRNLCGGEVKQGATKYCSLRCQFQFEYKMRVDLLRRGLYPPTGGQTFVKRFLREYYGDRCARCGWNEVHPTTGLRPLEVEHIDGNWQNTKLDNLILLCPNCHALTPTYRALNRGRGRAKRLGGRENPIALAGEKGSRLEKHSRRRLGPVETEADLQIVLDL, from the coding sequence ATGTTTCGTTACTATATACGAGCAAATTTCCTGGATTGTTTCGAACTAAAATGCCACCCAGTTGGCACATCTGACATCTATGATACGCGTATGAATAAAAAGAAGTTTCGTGGGTGGTGTAGGAACCTCTGCGGCGGTGAGGTCAAACAAGGTGCGACTAAGTATTGTTCGTTGCGTTGTCAGTTCCAGTTTGAATACAAAATGCGCGTCGACCTTTTACGCCGCGGACTCTATCCACCTACCGGTGGACAAACGTTCGTCAAGCGTTTTCTTCGGGAATATTACGGGGATCGCTGCGCAAGATGTGGCTGGAACGAGGTGCATCCAACCACAGGGTTAAGGCCGCTCGAAGTCGAGCACATCGACGGGAACTGGCAAAACACAAAACTCGACAACCTTATTCTCCTCTGCCCTAACTGTCACGCCCTGACCCCAACGTATCGCGCCTTGAACCGAGGGCGTGGTCGAGCCAAGCGCCTAGGAGGACGCGAGAACCCGATCGCTCTAGCGGGTGAGAAAGGTTCGCGACTAGAGAAACATTCCAGGAGGCGGCTCGGACCCGTTGAAACCGAGGCCGACCTACAAATCGTCTTAGATCTCTGA
- a CDS encoding DUF4097 family beta strand repeat-containing protein: MMMRWLALVSFTIALTTCSGTQFRETVHKSISTGAAPVVHIDNSVGEIRVTGSPSHSIDIEAVKSGMSEEAVRNIDIDVRSQDNTVTIATKYRNFGSGGVRYTISVPAGASLDINNTTGAVRIDGVDGDVTAATQTGEVDATVGRVAGRRSIDLTATTGALRLAIDPHSDARVEASTTVGAVSSDFDSVGSARRNVVGASASGTIGSGSASIRLTTTTGAIALRRS; encoded by the coding sequence ATGATGATGCGTTGGCTGGCTCTCGTATCGTTCACGATCGCGCTAACGACGTGCAGCGGAACGCAATTTCGTGAGACCGTCCATAAGTCGATATCGACGGGCGCCGCTCCAGTGGTGCATATCGATAACAGCGTCGGCGAAATCCGCGTCACCGGTTCGCCGAGCCACAGCATCGACATCGAGGCCGTCAAAAGCGGGATGAGCGAAGAGGCCGTCCGCAACATCGACATCGACGTGCGGTCGCAAGACAACACGGTCACGATTGCCACCAAGTATCGCAACTTCGGCAGCGGCGGCGTACGCTACACGATCTCGGTGCCGGCCGGCGCGTCGCTGGACATCAACAACACCACGGGCGCGGTCCGTATCGACGGCGTCGACGGCGACGTGACGGCCGCCACGCAAACGGGTGAGGTCGACGCCACGGTCGGCCGCGTCGCCGGGCGGCGTTCCATCGATCTGACGGCGACCACCGGCGCCTTGAGGCTGGCAATCGATCCGCACAGCGACGCTCGCGTCGAGGCCTCGACGACCGTCGGCGCGGTCAGCAGCGACTTCGATTCGGTCGGATCCGCACGCCGGAACGTCGTGGGAGCGAGCGCGTCGGGGACGATCGGCAGCGGCAGCGCTTCGATTCGCCTTACCACGACCACGGGCGCCATCGCGCTGCGCCGCAGCTAG
- a CDS encoding GNAT family N-acetyltransferase: MRLEIARATIDDLEALLPLVTAYRVFYERDPEAQRERAFVERNLNDGRSTIFLARETERDSIVGFVQLFQTYSTVWLGPQLILEDLFVAPEARGGGAATKLLERAEAYAREIGAVGMFLETAMDNETAQRVYERAGWTRENRFYKYNAKL, encoded by the coding sequence GTGCGTCTCGAGATTGCCCGAGCGACGATCGACGATCTCGAGGCGCTGCTGCCGCTCGTTACCGCGTACCGCGTCTTCTACGAGCGCGACCCCGAGGCGCAGCGCGAGCGCGCCTTCGTCGAGCGCAATCTAAATGACGGCCGTTCCACCATCTTTCTTGCGCGCGAAACGGAGCGCGATTCCATCGTCGGCTTCGTGCAGCTCTTTCAAACGTACAGCACCGTGTGGCTCGGACCGCAGCTCATTCTGGAGGACCTCTTCGTTGCGCCCGAAGCGCGCGGCGGCGGCGCGGCGACGAAGCTGCTCGAACGCGCCGAGGCCTACGCGCGCGAGATCGGCGCCGTGGGCATGTTCTTAGAGACCGCAATGGACAACGAGACCGCGCAGCGCGTGTACGAACGCGCCGGCTGGACCCGCGAAAACCGCTTTTACAAGTACAACGCGAAGCTCTGA
- a CDS encoding YdeI/OmpD-associated family protein, with protein MPADFRKAIESDPAAKKLWAAITPLARNEWICWVTSAKKEETRSRRITVGLDKMRKGMRRPCCWPGCPHR; from the coding sequence ATGCCGGCGGATTTTCGCAAGGCGATCGAGTCCGACCCAGCAGCGAAGAAGCTATGGGCCGCCATCACGCCGCTGGCGCGCAATGAATGGATCTGCTGGGTGACGTCGGCCAAGAAAGAAGAAACCAGGAGCCGCCGGATAACCGTCGGCCTCGACAAAATGCGCAAGGGTATGCGCCGGCCTTGCTGCTGGCCGGGTTGTCCGCATCGTTGA